The Deinococcus hopiensis KR-140 genome has a window encoding:
- a CDS encoding glutamate synthase subunit beta, whose amino-acid sequence MGKVTGFLEYHRVKEAYEPIDARLKHYHEFVQELTVEQARVQGARCMDCGVPFCNSGCPVSNLIPDWNDLVYSDDWRRAIDALHATNNFPEFTGRICPAPCEAACTLNLTDEPVGIKSIERAIIDRAWQEGWVAPQPPPFRTGKRVAVIGSGPAGLAAAQQLARAGHDVTVFEKNDRVGGLLRYGIPDFKLEKDLIDRRVRQMEAEGVTFRTGVLVGALPEGSTVTNLARETVSPEELRQKFDAVLLAGGAEQPRDLPVPGRDLKGVHFAMEFLPQQNRVNAGDHLPEQLHAGGKHVIVIGGGDTGSDCMGTSHRHGAAHVTQFELLPMPPERENKPLTWPYWPYKLRTSSSHEEGGEREFAIATKEFLGEDGHVVGIKTVRVEWQGGKMVEVEGSEEVLPTDLVLLAMGFVSPVGSVLETFGVNRDQRGNAQATTEERGGYATNVAGVFAAGDMRRGQSLVVWAIREGRQAARAVDEFLMGGSDLPR is encoded by the coding sequence ATGGGCAAAGTCACCGGCTTTCTCGAATACCACCGGGTCAAAGAGGCGTACGAGCCGATTGACGCCCGCCTCAAGCACTACCACGAGTTCGTGCAGGAACTCACCGTCGAGCAGGCCCGCGTGCAGGGCGCGCGCTGCATGGACTGCGGCGTCCCCTTTTGCAACAGCGGCTGCCCGGTCAGCAACCTGATTCCCGACTGGAACGACCTCGTTTACAGTGACGACTGGCGGCGGGCCATCGACGCCTTGCACGCCACGAACAACTTCCCCGAGTTTACCGGGCGCATCTGCCCCGCACCGTGCGAGGCGGCGTGCACCCTCAACCTCACCGACGAGCCGGTGGGGATCAAGTCCATCGAGCGCGCCATCATTGACCGCGCCTGGCAGGAAGGCTGGGTTGCCCCGCAGCCTCCGCCCTTCCGCACCGGGAAGCGCGTGGCCGTGATCGGCTCAGGTCCGGCGGGCCTCGCTGCCGCGCAGCAACTTGCCCGTGCGGGCCACGACGTAACGGTCTTCGAGAAGAACGACCGCGTTGGCGGCCTGCTCCGCTACGGTATCCCGGACTTCAAGCTGGAAAAGGACCTGATCGACCGCCGCGTGCGTCAAATGGAGGCCGAGGGCGTCACCTTCCGCACGGGTGTCCTCGTCGGTGCGCTGCCCGAGGGCTCCACCGTCACCAACCTCGCGCGCGAAACCGTGTCACCCGAGGAGCTGCGCCAGAAGTTCGACGCCGTGCTGCTGGCCGGCGGCGCCGAGCAGCCGCGCGACTTGCCCGTACCGGGCCGTGACCTGAAGGGCGTCCACTTCGCCATGGAATTTCTGCCCCAGCAGAACCGGGTGAACGCGGGGGACCACCTTCCCGAGCAGCTCCACGCGGGTGGCAAACACGTCATCGTGATCGGCGGCGGCGACACGGGCTCCGACTGCATGGGCACCTCGCACCGCCACGGTGCGGCGCACGTCACCCAGTTCGAGCTGCTGCCCATGCCGCCCGAGCGCGAGAACAAGCCCCTGACCTGGCCCTACTGGCCGTACAAGCTGCGCACCTCCTCAAGCCATGAGGAAGGCGGCGAGCGTGAGTTCGCCATCGCCACCAAAGAATTCCTGGGCGAGGACGGCCACGTTGTGGGCATCAAGACCGTCCGTGTGGAGTGGCAGGGCGGCAAGATGGTGGAGGTTGAAGGCAGCGAGGAAGTCCTGCCCACCGACCTCGTGCTGCTGGCGATGGGCTTTGTCAGTCCAGTGGGCAGCGTGCTGGAGACCTTCGGCGTGAACCGAGATCAACGCGGCAATGCCCAGGCCACCACCGAGGAGCGTGGCGGCTACGCGACCAATGTGGCGGGCGTCTTTGCTGCCGGCGATATGCGTCGGGGTCAGTCCCTGGTCGTGTGGGCCATCCGCGAGGGCCGCCAAGCCGCCCGCGCCGTTGACGAGTTCCTGATGGGGGGAAGCGACCTGCCGCGCTGA
- a CDS encoding tyrosine-type recombinase/integrase translates to MTSSPPESPIPGTTLARYGGDLLAQTRQWTGLHDEELRRRAVQAAGEKDVDALVALTTAYLAHHGASGVLTSSRTVDAYALGAQQFVTYAAAQAVNLLRPGRHDAQNYVGHMLAAGRKPAGVQLKVAAAACLYRALRWAGATEADPFRDVKVPRDLTPGIVKRPPYSEDEIADVLEKADIQAKFLLFLTAHAGLRISEALALEWADLDEAGRRIHVRSGKGRKGRVVSMSTSLARATRHYRGLYGPGGPEHGGGRRTTGRDAVFRYASVMTARYHIEKAFKAAGVSFRGFHPGRKYAGTRLLQQVRDFGRVAAHLGHASVDTTRRGYAQLAADDLKDALSGW, encoded by the coding sequence ATGACCTCCAGCCCGCCGGAGTCACCCATCCCTGGCACGACGCTTGCCCGTTACGGCGGTGACCTGCTCGCCCAAACGCGGCAGTGGACCGGCCTGCACGACGAGGAGCTGCGGCGCCGGGCCGTGCAGGCCGCGGGGGAAAAGGATGTCGACGCGCTCGTGGCGCTGACCACGGCATACCTGGCCCACCACGGAGCCAGCGGCGTGCTGACGAGTTCGCGAACGGTGGACGCCTACGCCCTCGGCGCACAGCAGTTCGTGACCTACGCGGCGGCGCAGGCGGTCAACCTGCTGCGCCCGGGGCGACACGACGCGCAGAATTACGTGGGGCACATGCTCGCGGCTGGCCGCAAACCCGCTGGAGTGCAGCTCAAGGTGGCGGCGGCGGCCTGCCTGTACCGGGCGCTGCGCTGGGCTGGAGCAACGGAGGCGGACCCCTTTCGGGACGTGAAGGTGCCGCGTGACCTGACTCCCGGCATTGTGAAGCGCCCACCGTATTCGGAAGACGAGATTGCGGATGTGCTGGAAAAGGCCGACATACAGGCCAAGTTTTTGCTGTTTCTGACCGCCCACGCGGGGCTGAGGATCAGTGAGGCGCTGGCGCTGGAATGGGCGGACCTGGACGAGGCGGGGCGGCGCATTCACGTCCGCTCAGGCAAGGGGCGCAAGGGCCGGGTGGTGTCCATGAGCACCAGCCTCGCGCGCGCCACCCGGCATTACCGGGGGCTGTACGGGCCTGGCGGGCCGGAGCACGGGGGGGGCAGACGGACCACAGGGCGTGACGCCGTGTTCCGGTACGCCAGCGTGATGACCGCTCGCTACCACATTGAAAAAGCCTTCAAGGCGGCGGGCGTGTCCTTCCGGGGATTTCACCCAGGGCGCAAATATGCGGGCACACGCCTTCTGCAGCAGGTCAGGGATTTTGGGCGGGTGGCCGCGCACCTGGGACACGCCTCGGTGGACACGACCCGGCGGGGATACGCCCAGCTCGCTGCCGACGACCTGAAGGACGCGCTGAGCGGGTGGTAG
- a CDS encoding NAD(P)/FAD-dependent oxidoreductase, giving the protein MSDILVLGAGVGGLAAARDLAAAGDRVQLLDKARGVSGRAATRRFEAGRLDHGARFLTARQARTQALVGEGLTEGWLREWTRQFSRWQAGEVTPTRDGHPRYVGARGMSDLGKALAQDLEIHTGTHISSLGHTEAGWTLTADDGRTFMAPTLLLNAPAPQLALLLRGVTDTAALDAVTFQPCWAVGAVLDEDLPVDWPALNLEGHPSLAWIAREHTKRPGPPALTLHADAAWSAAHLEATPEQVQRDLLQAAEEVVGELRVRRAFAHRWRYATPERRFPQACGWVPGLRLGWCGDWCVSDGHGPRLEAALLSGWALAEALRTTGT; this is encoded by the coding sequence ATGAGTGACATTCTGGTGCTCGGTGCGGGTGTGGGTGGCCTCGCCGCGGCCCGTGACCTGGCCGCCGCAGGGGACCGGGTTCAGCTGCTCGACAAGGCGCGCGGCGTCTCAGGACGGGCCGCGACACGGAGGTTTGAGGCGGGCAGGCTCGATCACGGGGCGCGGTTCCTCACGGCGCGTCAGGCCCGCACGCAGGCCCTCGTGGGCGAGGGGCTCACAGAAGGCTGGCTGCGCGAGTGGACCCGGCAGTTCTCGCGGTGGCAGGCGGGCGAGGTGACGCCTACGCGTGACGGGCACCCGCGCTATGTCGGCGCGCGGGGCATGAGTGATCTGGGCAAGGCGCTGGCGCAGGACCTGGAGATTCACACGGGGACCCACATCTCGTCCCTGGGGCACACCGAAGCTGGCTGGACGCTGACCGCCGATGACGGACGCACCTTTATGGCCCCCACCCTGCTGCTCAACGCGCCCGCGCCGCAGCTGGCGCTTCTCCTGCGGGGCGTGACCGACACGGCAGCGCTGGACGCCGTGACGTTCCAACCCTGCTGGGCGGTGGGCGCGGTTCTGGACGAGGATCTGCCGGTGGACTGGCCCGCGCTGAATCTGGAGGGTCATCCCAGCCTCGCCTGGATCGCCCGGGAGCACACCAAGCGCCCCGGGCCACCGGCCCTCACGCTGCACGCGGACGCCGCATGGAGCGCCGCGCACCTCGAAGCCACGCCGGAGCAGGTGCAGCGTGACCTGCTGCAAGCGGCTGAGGAAGTGGTGGGGGAACTCAGGGTGCGCCGCGCCTTTGCCCACCGCTGGCGGTACGCCACGCCGGAGCGGCGCTTTCCCCAGGCCTGCGGGTGGGTGCCCGGGCTCCGCCTGGGTTGGTGCGGCGACTGGTGCGTGAGTGACGGCCATGGCCCCCGCCTGGAAGCCGCGCTGCTCAGCGGCTGGGCCCTGGCGGAGGCCCTGAGGACGACGGGGACTTGA
- a CDS encoding YdcF family protein, whose amino-acid sequence MSRRPLALSSLLVALPMGALAGNLGYTTLHAWESSSRQQWMLIGALVALVLGFFRPTRFLPSLATGVLLPLVLLTYTPLLHVGLSAMTFHQAPVPADAIVILGGGVDCATGTLMPEVQQRFDQGVRLWQAGYAPVLVLSQASEEIRQPGCPSDAEVEERLLRQMFPGADLRLEVLQDVRDTEDEAQATAELVEQHHWGVILLVTSNWHSRRAAGLFRKVGVQVISVPAQPVPKDAGFVPSYTERHLLLREAGAYLKAVVQGQL is encoded by the coding sequence ATGTCGAGACGGCCCCTGGCGCTCTCCTCCTTGCTTGTGGCCCTGCCGATGGGCGCACTGGCGGGCAACTTGGGATACACCACCCTTCATGCCTGGGAGTCTTCAAGCCGACAACAGTGGATGCTGATCGGTGCGCTGGTGGCGCTGGTCCTGGGGTTCTTTCGCCCAACACGGTTTCTCCCCTCATTGGCGACGGGCGTTCTTCTTCCCCTGGTTCTGCTGACATACACTCCGCTACTTCACGTCGGGCTGTCGGCGATGACCTTCCACCAAGCCCCTGTACCCGCGGACGCCATCGTGATCCTGGGGGGCGGTGTGGACTGCGCAACCGGTACGCTGATGCCGGAGGTCCAGCAACGGTTCGATCAAGGCGTGCGGTTGTGGCAGGCGGGCTATGCTCCTGTGCTGGTGCTCAGCCAAGCCTCAGAAGAGATTCGTCAGCCCGGTTGCCCCAGTGACGCGGAAGTCGAGGAGCGGCTGCTCCGTCAGATGTTTCCCGGGGCAGACCTTCGACTGGAGGTCTTGCAAGACGTCAGGGACACTGAGGATGAAGCCCAGGCGACAGCGGAACTGGTAGAGCAACACCACTGGGGCGTCATCCTACTCGTGACCTCCAACTGGCATTCCCGTCGAGCCGCGGGGCTGTTTCGAAAGGTGGGGGTGCAAGTCATCTCTGTCCCAGCTCAGCCGGTACCCAAAGATGCGGGGTTCGTGCCCTCATATACGGAGCGGCATTTGTTGTTGCGGGAAGCGGGAGCGTATCTCAAAGCGGTGGTCCAGGGGCAGTTGTAG
- a CDS encoding MsnO8 family LLM class oxidoreductase: MLPEQAARSRGRATELLIAALTERTNTLRLSASGIMLPNHAPLKVAETFRLLGALGPGRINPGLGRGPGTDMNTALVLRRSQEALQADAFESQLAELMAFSGQDFPERHPFWGIVAVPHDQPLPPLWILSSSGHDAAVAAKIGAGLAIAAPINLDMHLSAQAAQHYRASFQSSAQFPEPRVLGLSRWFSQKSMRKPGPWPCSGERALLSPAWRKRRCIPTARRNSGRLTPCTAMEAL; encoded by the coding sequence ATGTTGCCCGAGCAGGCGGCGAGGAGCAGGGGCAGGGCGACCGAACTGCTGATCGCCGCACTGACCGAGCGCACGAATACGCTGCGTCTCAGCGCCAGCGGCATCATGCTCCCCAACCACGCACCCCTCAAGGTCGCCGAGACCTTCCGGCTCCTGGGAGCCCTGGGGCCAGGACGCATCAACCCGGGGCTCGGCCGCGGCCCGGGCACCGACATGAACACCGCCCTCGTGCTGCGCCGCTCCCAGGAGGCGCTGCAGGCAGACGCCTTCGAATCTCAACTTGCCGAACTGATGGCATTCTCCGGACAGGACTTCCCCGAGCGTCATCCCTTCTGGGGTATCGTCGCCGTGCCGCACGACCAGCCACTGCCGCCCCTGTGGATCCTCAGCAGCTCCGGACATGACGCTGCCGTGGCGGCCAAGATTGGTGCGGGCTTGGCCATCGCGGCCCCTATCAATCTGGATATGCACCTCTCGGCCCAGGCGGCACAGCACTACCGCGCCAGCTTCCAGTCTTCTGCCCAGTTTCCGGAACCCCGGGTGCTGGGGCTCAGTCGGTGGTTCTCGCAGAAATCGATGAGGAAGCCCGGTCCCTGGCCCTGCTCCGGGGAAAGAGCGCTCCTTTCGCCAGCGTGGAGGAAGCGCAGATGTATCCCTACAGCGCGGCGGAACTCGGGCAGATTGACGCCATGCACCGCAATGGAGGCTTTGTAG
- a CDS encoding DUF790 family protein produces the protein MLPTELLMFRVKGGLVEPRRLKATTANLRLAESVIAAFEANLGKRRAELDEELRQLEAGRTDFKVLRGMAHLLTNSCATFEAGGDIEPSTVREKVFGLAQTHPPSRHRRTLVLEQAAAALSTERSLTPEDIGELLYSDLPDQQRMVTFDPPEPKELVERFNLAQAQGMLYRAYALVITARRNEPARYKQLLKYTKFFGLMVTVEGDPNYGFTLTMDGPTSLFSSTTRYGLAMAKFLPALLHVTKWDLTATLKPRKDLEWVDKSEEEWRFELTSEDEYVSHYKPPEEHDSALEAGFADRFAKLDTPWVLEREVDLVPVPGGVIIPDFRLVHPDGRNVLVEIVGYWRPEYLRKKFALLRKSGRTDVIVCVSERLNLEKAGVDPSDFDERLIWFKGVLNPKDVLGLAERLTGSS, from the coding sequence ATGCTCCCCACTGAATTGCTGATGTTCCGGGTCAAGGGCGGGCTGGTGGAACCGAGGCGGCTCAAGGCCACCACCGCGAACCTGCGGCTGGCAGAATCCGTGATTGCGGCGTTCGAGGCCAACCTCGGCAAGAGGCGCGCTGAACTCGACGAGGAGTTGCGCCAACTCGAAGCGGGCCGCACGGACTTCAAGGTGCTGCGCGGGATGGCCCATCTTCTGACGAACAGCTGCGCGACCTTTGAGGCCGGGGGCGACATCGAGCCGTCAACCGTGCGGGAAAAGGTGTTCGGGCTCGCCCAGACGCACCCGCCGAGCCGTCACCGCAGGACCCTGGTCCTGGAACAGGCGGCGGCCGCTCTCTCTACGGAGCGTTCCCTGACGCCGGAGGACATCGGTGAACTGCTGTACTCGGACCTCCCGGATCAGCAGCGGATGGTGACCTTCGACCCGCCGGAACCGAAGGAACTCGTGGAGCGCTTCAACCTCGCCCAGGCGCAGGGCATGCTCTACCGCGCGTACGCGTTGGTCATCACCGCACGCCGCAACGAACCCGCCCGGTACAAGCAGCTGCTGAAATACACGAAGTTCTTCGGCCTGATGGTGACGGTCGAGGGGGATCCGAACTACGGCTTCACGCTGACCATGGACGGCCCGACAAGTCTGTTCAGCTCGACGACCCGCTACGGCCTGGCGATGGCAAAGTTTCTACCGGCGTTGCTGCACGTGACCAAGTGGGATCTCACCGCAACCCTGAAGCCCCGCAAGGACCTGGAGTGGGTGGACAAGAGCGAGGAGGAGTGGCGGTTCGAACTGACGAGCGAGGACGAGTACGTCAGTCATTACAAGCCGCCCGAGGAGCATGACAGCGCCCTGGAGGCCGGCTTCGCGGACCGCTTTGCCAAGCTGGACACGCCCTGGGTCCTCGAGCGGGAGGTGGACCTCGTTCCTGTGCCTGGCGGGGTCATCATTCCGGATTTCCGGCTGGTTCACCCAGACGGACGGAACGTGCTGGTGGAGATCGTGGGGTACTGGCGGCCGGAGTACCTGCGCAAGAAGTTCGCCCTGCTGCGCAAGTCGGGGCGGACGGACGTCATCGTCTGTGTCTCCGAACGCCTGAATCTGGAGAAGGCCGGGGTGGACCCGTCAGATTTCGACGAGCGGCTGATCTGGTTCAAGGGCGTCCTGAATCCAAAGGACGTGCTCGGCTTGGCAGAACGCCTCACGGGGTCAAGTTAA
- a CDS encoding DEAD/DEAH box helicase family protein: MAYTLRLDRGTLVMSEVPDAVSAFFTWDARSQSWRAPGKSYRDVMEALKKSGVPVRDQASAFEKLDLGYAREITPYRHQQLALNAWKQAGRRGVVVLPTGAGKTLVAQLAMRDTPRSTLICVPTLDLMHQWYSGLKAAFPDMEVGLLGGGSKDETPLLISTYDSAAIHAEHLAGRYALQVFDEAHHLPSDFHRSVAELGLAPYRLGLTATPKRSDGRELHLDDLVGAVVYQCAPEDLAGGSLADYREVIIKIKLSPGEQRYYDELIQTRNDFLRRSGIKLGSLEGWRQFILHSGSPQGRVAMRAHREARSLAYGTEGKLRVLEEVLANHPEERTLIFTDDNRTVYTISRDFLIPAITHKTPVKERHRLLEKFREGSYRVLVTSRVLNEGVDVPEASVAIVLSGTATEREHIQRLGRILRKAEGKNAVLYEVVTEGTSEERVSQQRRGQWQARPGEMNFEELNAPH, encoded by the coding sequence ATGGCCTATACCCTCCGCCTCGACCGCGGCACCCTCGTCATGTCCGAAGTGCCAGACGCGGTGTCGGCCTTTTTTACCTGGGACGCCCGCAGTCAGTCCTGGCGCGCCCCTGGGAAAAGCTACCGCGACGTCATGGAAGCGCTGAAGAAGAGCGGCGTCCCTGTGCGCGACCAGGCCTCCGCCTTCGAGAAGCTGGACCTGGGGTATGCGCGGGAGATCACGCCCTACCGCCACCAGCAGCTTGCCCTGAACGCCTGGAAGCAGGCGGGGCGGCGCGGTGTGGTGGTCCTTCCCACCGGCGCGGGCAAGACCCTGGTCGCCCAGCTCGCCATGCGCGACACGCCGCGCAGCACCCTGATCTGCGTTCCGACGCTCGACCTGATGCACCAGTGGTACTCGGGCCTCAAAGCCGCCTTCCCGGATATGGAGGTGGGCCTGCTCGGCGGGGGCAGCAAGGACGAGACGCCGCTCCTGATCAGCACGTACGACTCCGCCGCCATTCACGCCGAGCACCTGGCGGGCCGGTACGCCCTGCAGGTCTTCGATGAGGCGCACCACCTGCCCAGTGACTTCCACCGCAGCGTCGCGGAACTGGGGCTGGCCCCTTACCGGCTGGGTCTGACAGCCACGCCCAAGCGCAGTGATGGGCGGGAGCTTCACCTCGACGACCTGGTGGGCGCCGTGGTGTACCAGTGCGCGCCGGAAGACCTGGCGGGAGGCTCACTCGCGGACTACCGGGAGGTGATCATCAAGATCAAGCTCAGTCCCGGTGAGCAGCGTTACTACGACGAGCTGATTCAGACCCGCAACGATTTCCTGAGACGATCGGGGATCAAGCTGGGAAGCCTGGAAGGCTGGCGGCAGTTCATCTTGCACAGCGGCAGTCCGCAGGGCCGCGTGGCGATGCGCGCACACCGGGAAGCGAGGAGCCTCGCGTACGGCACGGAAGGGAAATTACGGGTGCTCGAAGAGGTCCTCGCCAACCACCCGGAGGAACGCACATTGATCTTCACGGACGACAACCGCACGGTGTACACCATCAGCCGCGACTTTCTGATCCCGGCCATCACGCACAAGACGCCCGTCAAGGAGCGCCATAGGCTATTGGAGAAATTCCGCGAAGGAAGCTACCGCGTGCTGGTGACCAGCCGCGTGCTGAATGAAGGGGTTGACGTTCCTGAGGCGAGCGTGGCCATCGTGCTGTCCGGAACGGCGACGGAACGCGAACACATCCAACGCCTCGGCCGCATCCTGCGGAAAGCCGAAGGGAAGAACGCCGTGCTGTACGAGGTGGTGACGGAAGGCACGTCCGAGGAGCGCGTCAGTCAGCAGCGGCGCGGACAGTGGCAGGCCCGGCCCGGGGAAATGAACTTCGAGGAGCTCAATGCTCCCCACTGA